In the genome of Xanthocytophaga agilis, one region contains:
- a CDS encoding VOC family protein: MEVKSLSPNLMVKNVQATVDFYQNTLGFQVLTTVPHAKVEGELQWALLQSGPVTLMFQEEENLKEEYSELVSQKPGGGLTLYMAVSDLSAWYEKVKGTAHIIQEPHQTFYGATEFAIQDPNGYILTLSEHSND, encoded by the coding sequence ATGGAAGTAAAGTCATTATCACCAAACCTGATGGTCAAAAATGTTCAGGCAACTGTTGACTTCTATCAAAATACACTTGGATTCCAGGTGCTTACTACTGTACCTCACGCCAAAGTAGAAGGTGAGCTACAATGGGCACTGTTGCAGTCAGGACCTGTAACGTTGATGTTTCAGGAAGAAGAAAACCTGAAAGAAGAGTATTCGGAATTAGTTTCTCAGAAACCAGGTGGTGGCCTCACACTTTATATGGCAGTAAGCGATCTGTCAGCCTGGTACGAGAAAGTAAAAGGAACAGCCCACATTATTCAGGAGCCACACCAGACTTTCTATGGAGCTACAGAGTTTGCAATACAAGATCCAAATGGGTATATTCTCACGCTATCTGAACATAGCAACGACTAA
- the cas1b gene encoding type I-B CRISPR-associated endonuclease Cas1b — MSKTYYLFNPGRLSRKDNTLKFTPIDADGNESPPKYIPVEDVSQFYVFGNLDANSALFTFLGKQNVAVHFFDYYEHYTGSFMPKDYLLAGKMQVEQTRAYLRKSARLELARTFVEGGANNMLRNLRYYHNRQRDLDLPLTAIENHISQIPLATDVAALMGTEGNIRQNYYAAFDNIINGFEMGNRTKQPPSNEVNALISLGNMLCYTACLDQIYHTQLNPTISFLHEPGTRRYSLALDIAEVFKPILVDRLVFSVLNKKQLQAKDFDINLNRCILKPHARQAFVKAWDEKLRETIQHRSLGRSVSYKHLIKLECYKLAKHILRIEPYKPFKAWW; from the coding sequence ATGTCAAAAACCTATTACCTATTCAACCCCGGACGGTTGAGCCGGAAAGACAACACCCTGAAGTTTACTCCTATCGATGCGGATGGCAACGAATCACCTCCTAAATACATTCCGGTAGAGGATGTCAGCCAGTTTTATGTATTTGGTAACCTGGATGCCAACAGTGCCCTCTTTACCTTTCTGGGCAAACAGAATGTAGCGGTACATTTCTTTGATTACTATGAGCACTATACAGGTTCGTTCATGCCCAAAGACTACCTGCTGGCAGGCAAAATGCAGGTTGAACAAACACGTGCGTACCTGCGCAAATCGGCCCGACTGGAATTAGCCCGTACTTTTGTAGAAGGGGGAGCTAACAATATGCTCCGTAATCTGCGCTATTACCACAACCGTCAACGTGACCTGGATCTGCCACTAACAGCTATCGAAAATCATATCAGCCAGATTCCGTTGGCTACCGATGTAGCGGCCCTAATGGGTACAGAGGGTAACATCCGTCAGAATTACTATGCGGCATTTGACAACATCATCAATGGATTTGAAATGGGCAATCGTACCAAACAGCCTCCTTCCAACGAGGTCAACGCCCTGATCTCATTAGGTAACATGCTCTGTTATACCGCCTGCCTCGACCAGATCTATCACACCCAGCTTAATCCAACCATCAGCTTTTTGCACGAACCGGGTACACGCCGTTATTCGCTGGCACTGGATATTGCAGAGGTGTTTAAACCGATACTGGTAGACAGGCTGGTATTTTCAGTATTAAACAAAAAGCAGCTACAGGCCAAAGATTTTGACATAAACCTGAATCGTTGTATCCTGAAACCACATGCCCGCCAAGCGTTTGTCAAAGCCTGGGATGAAAAGCTTCGCGAAACGATCCAGCACCGCAGTCTGGGACGAAGTGTCAGCTACAAACACCTCATCAAACTGGAATGTTATAAGCTAGCCAAACACATTCTGCGTATTGAGCCTTATAAACCCTTTAAAGCCTGGTGGTAA
- the cas2 gene encoding CRISPR-associated endonuclease Cas2 has translation MYIVLVYDVGEKRVGKMLKLCRQYLNWIQNSVFEGEISEVKLKELKAKASLIMDQDTDSLIIFKSREQRWLDKEVIGLTKNDTDHFL, from the coding sequence ATGTATATAGTACTGGTATATGATGTAGGCGAAAAACGGGTTGGTAAAATGCTGAAGTTATGTCGCCAGTATCTGAACTGGATTCAGAACTCAGTGTTTGAAGGTGAGATTAGTGAGGTAAAGCTAAAAGAACTTAAAGCCAAAGCCAGCCTGATTATGGACCAAGATACCGACAGCCTGATTATCTTTAAAAGCCGTGAACAACGCTGGCTGGACAAGGAAGTGATTGGCCTAACGAAAAACGATACGGACCATTTTCTCTAA
- a CDS encoding helix-turn-helix domain-containing protein: MLYFEVKPVDQNLSSLIECFWVSHSASQPISHRILPDGCMDIIYTFPNLSRKIAEPFVAVAPRIIGMMTQPAIVQANPGVDQLGVRFRPGGIFPFVKTPLHLFTNLSEQVDNVNKVLGSAIYEQLIELSTWQERIGKLETQLIQQLSNVSYPVPMGVVIRQIIQERGQLSIKQLSAQTSIGSRQLERHFKQYVGVSPKLLSRIIRFRYITTLLKDTSRDSLMGIAFTNGYTDHAHLTREFQEFSGLQPSAYLLH; encoded by the coding sequence ATGCTTTATTTCGAAGTCAAGCCTGTTGATCAAAATCTCAGTTCCCTGATTGAATGTTTCTGGGTAAGCCACTCTGCCAGCCAGCCTATCTCTCATCGGATCTTACCAGATGGATGTATGGATATTATCTATACATTTCCCAACCTCAGCCGAAAGATAGCAGAACCATTTGTTGCAGTAGCCCCCAGAATTATCGGTATGATGACACAGCCTGCGATTGTACAGGCTAATCCGGGTGTAGATCAGTTGGGTGTTCGTTTTCGTCCTGGTGGTATCTTTCCATTCGTGAAAACGCCTCTGCATCTGTTTACGAATCTGTCCGAACAAGTGGATAATGTAAATAAAGTGCTGGGATCTGCTATCTATGAACAACTTATAGAGCTATCAACCTGGCAGGAACGCATTGGAAAACTGGAAACGCAATTAATCCAACAACTAAGTAACGTCTCCTACCCTGTACCTATGGGTGTAGTTATCCGGCAGATTATCCAGGAACGCGGGCAGTTATCCATCAAGCAACTGAGTGCACAGACCTCTATTGGTTCACGTCAATTGGAAAGGCACTTTAAGCAGTATGTAGGCGTATCACCCAAATTATTGTCGCGCATTATACGGTTTCGTTATATCACAACCTTACTCAAAGATACCAGCCGTGATAGCCTGATGGGGATTGCATTTACCAATGGCTATACCGACCATGCTCACCTGACCAGAGAATTTCAGGAGTTTTCCGGACTGCAACCTTCAGCCTATCTGCTTCACTAA
- the cas3 gene encoding CRISPR-associated helicase Cas3' — translation MTSSYTDILAKSGEPRITLKIHIDDCLLIASFLERSFPQVNHLDTIRFPFWELLRKCIIFHDLGKGHVEFQNILSGAPNNWLGQRHELFSLPFIEGFELEESQKKLMRLVIAGHHKDFDKLNLKYISKSYKKENSDEDDWEESERLDFVNEFKKNVLVKLIHELVEKEYTFKLNLPIAKHPGKLITNYLNKATTGLIKVNDADYFELLLLFGALKHCDHLGSARLTSIQNIVPDDFAFLDKQQKELQIKNGDFHQHQIAAGEIQGNLILTAPTGSGKTESAMLWLKKQMHLSGQGRVFYILPFTASINAMFERLGSTEKGLGDQEKVGMLHGKLSDYLYDYFDDFQYANNVRKEKIEELKHKFRTIYTPLKVITPFQLLKNLFGLKGFEQGLFEMVGSYFIFDEIHAYAPETFAQIKVLLEYATQYLKVKVMVMTATLPSFLKKEIETAIGSYTEIKATQELYDSFDRHQIRLQHGLLSDNLEQIQLDLQKGTKVLVVCNTVKQAQSVYTSLKPYATRSVLLHSAFNGENRTEHEKTLKQGEQDQNDPIQLLVGTQAIEVSLDIDYDVIYTEPAPIDALVQRFGRINRRRIKGICPVYVFQQSNPTDFYIYSAENIKRTIAAFETIIKEDNGIVKEQKLQRLIDEVYPDWDTKSKEKFDFVYFFLKASVSQLAPLVHSNRSEEEFYKQFDGIKVLPIGLKERFIGYLSEFNFIKAESLKVQIRKNKFAQLNNERDDNFSKEAFVIQTKKGDPITIEYWTIQKKYDPELGLLYDEQEQWNDPSVII, via the coding sequence ATGACTAGCTCATATACCGATATTTTGGCTAAATCAGGGGAGCCTCGTATTACACTTAAAATACATATTGATGATTGCCTGTTAATTGCCTCATTCCTGGAAAGGTCTTTTCCTCAGGTTAATCATCTAGATACTATTCGCTTCCCATTTTGGGAATTATTGAGAAAGTGTATCATTTTTCATGATCTTGGAAAGGGACATGTGGAATTTCAGAATATTCTATCCGGAGCACCTAACAACTGGCTCGGACAAAGACATGAATTGTTTTCATTACCCTTTATTGAAGGTTTTGAACTAGAGGAAAGCCAGAAAAAATTGATGCGTCTGGTAATTGCAGGTCACCACAAAGATTTTGACAAGCTAAATTTAAAGTACATTTCTAAAAGCTACAAGAAAGAAAATAGTGATGAGGATGATTGGGAAGAGTCTGAAAGGCTGGATTTTGTGAATGAGTTTAAGAAGAATGTTCTTGTAAAACTGATTCACGAACTTGTTGAGAAAGAATATACATTCAAATTAAATTTACCCATTGCCAAACATCCAGGCAAACTCATTACAAATTACCTCAATAAAGCAACTACTGGCTTGATCAAAGTAAATGATGCGGATTACTTTGAGTTATTATTATTGTTTGGAGCACTAAAACATTGCGACCATTTAGGATCTGCCAGACTTACATCTATTCAAAATATTGTACCTGATGATTTTGCCTTTCTGGATAAACAACAAAAGGAGCTTCAAATAAAGAATGGGGATTTTCACCAACATCAGATTGCAGCAGGAGAAATACAAGGGAATCTGATATTAACAGCTCCTACTGGATCTGGGAAAACCGAAAGTGCAATGCTCTGGCTAAAAAAGCAAATGCACTTATCTGGTCAAGGAAGAGTCTTTTATATACTTCCCTTTACTGCATCCATTAATGCTATGTTTGAACGATTGGGAAGTACGGAAAAGGGCTTGGGAGATCAGGAGAAAGTGGGAATGCTACATGGAAAGTTAAGTGACTATCTATATGACTATTTTGATGATTTCCAGTATGCCAATAATGTACGCAAAGAGAAAATAGAAGAACTCAAACATAAATTTCGTACTATTTATACACCTCTCAAAGTCATCACACCTTTCCAGCTTTTAAAAAATCTCTTTGGATTAAAAGGCTTTGAGCAAGGATTGTTTGAAATGGTAGGTAGCTATTTCATATTTGATGAGATACATGCCTATGCGCCAGAGACATTTGCCCAGATAAAAGTATTGCTGGAATATGCGACTCAATATCTGAAGGTAAAAGTTATGGTGATGACAGCGACATTGCCTTCTTTCTTAAAGAAAGAAATTGAAACAGCTATTGGATCATATACTGAAATAAAAGCTACTCAGGAATTATACGATAGTTTTGATCGGCATCAGATCCGCTTACAACATGGATTGTTGAGTGACAATCTGGAACAAATCCAGCTTGACTTACAGAAAGGGACTAAAGTATTGGTTGTATGTAATACAGTCAAACAAGCTCAGTCTGTTTATACATCTCTCAAACCCTATGCAACAAGATCTGTTTTATTGCATAGTGCTTTCAACGGTGAAAACCGGACTGAACATGAAAAAACACTAAAACAAGGAGAACAAGATCAGAATGATCCTATTCAACTTCTGGTTGGAACTCAAGCAATTGAGGTTAGTTTGGACATTGACTATGATGTTATCTACACTGAACCTGCTCCAATAGATGCATTAGTACAAAGGTTTGGGCGTATCAATAGAAGAAGAATAAAAGGTATTTGTCCTGTTTATGTGTTTCAACAAAGCAATCCTACTGACTTTTATATCTATTCTGCTGAAAATATAAAAAGAACAATTGCAGCGTTTGAAACTATTATCAAAGAAGATAATGGCATTGTAAAAGAACAGAAGTTGCAAAGATTGATAGATGAAGTTTATCCTGATTGGGATACAAAGAGTAAAGAGAAGTTTGATTTCGTCTATTTTTTCCTCAAAGCCTCAGTTAGTCAATTAGCGCCTTTAGTTCACTCAAATCGTTCTGAAGAGGAGTTTTACAAGCAATTTGATGGTATTAAGGTTTTACCTATCGGTTTGAAAGAAAGATTTATCGGCTATCTGAGTGAGTTTAATTTCATTAAAGCAGAAAGTCTGAAGGTCCAGATTAGAAAAAACAAGTTTGCACAACTGAACAATGAACGAGATGACAATTTTTCTAAAGAAGCATTTGTTATTCAAACTAAAAAAGGCGATCCAATAACTATTGAATACTGGACTATTCAGAAAAAATATGATCCTGAATTAGGTTTACTGTATGATGAACAAGAACAATGGAATGATCCTAGTGTAATCATTTAA
- a CDS encoding GIY-YIG nuclease family protein: MSYYVYIITNPTKTTLYTGVTNDLARCMAEHRENRGNPASFAGKYHCYKLLYYETFQNINDARGQRRRMFLLEGQKGERKKKGKKAGKSERHKKEIFP, from the coding sequence ATGTCTTATTATGTGTATATAATAACGAATCCTACCAAGACTACTTTATATACAGGTGTGACCAATGATCTGGCAAGATGTATGGCAGAACATCGTGAAAATAGAGGAAACCCAGCCTCTTTTGCTGGTAAATATCACTGCTATAAATTGCTCTATTATGAAACATTCCAGAATATAAACGATGCAAGAGGACAGAGAAGAAGAATGTTCCTTTTAGAAGGACAAAAAGGTGAGAGGAAAAAAAAGGGTAAAAAGGCAGGGAAAAGTGAGAGGCACAAAAAAGAAATATTTCCCTAA
- a CDS encoding CRISPR-associated protein Cas4 has product MSITATHIGYYLLCHRKLWLFHNNIQMEHTSDTVYEGKLIGETTYQQRAERYTQLEMEGIKIDFFDAKARVIHETKKSDKAEQAHIAQVRYYQYVLERNGIAGTSAILEYPKLRKTELIPPLTHADRLQVAEWEKGVQVLIESQTCPPRIQKALCKKCSYYEFCYVAEAE; this is encoded by the coding sequence ATGTCTATCACTGCCACTCACATAGGCTACTACCTCCTCTGCCATCGCAAGCTTTGGTTGTTTCATAACAACATTCAGATGGAGCACACGTCAGATACTGTTTACGAGGGCAAGCTGATTGGGGAGACTACCTATCAGCAACGAGCGGAACGGTATACACAGCTGGAAATGGAAGGGATTAAGATCGACTTTTTTGATGCGAAGGCAAGGGTGATTCATGAAACCAAGAAGTCGGACAAGGCAGAGCAAGCGCATATAGCACAGGTACGGTATTACCAGTATGTACTCGAACGAAACGGCATCGCAGGCACATCGGCTATACTGGAATATCCGAAGCTGCGTAAGACTGAGCTTATCCCTCCCCTCACCCACGCCGACCGACTACAGGTGGCGGAATGGGAAAAGGGCGTACAAGTCCTGATTGAGTCACAGACCTGTCCGCCCCGTATTCAAAAGGCGCTATGCAAAAAATGTTCGTATTACGAGTTTTGTTATGTAGCAGAGGCTGAGTAA
- a CDS encoding ABC transporter permease has translation MLYNYLKIAFRNLVRNRVYSLINIGGLAIGLACCICIGLYIWDEYSYDRFHTSYKDIYRVVEKQTQAGATYKVAVTPGPLATALQTDFAEVKQSCRIGRIWYSGVLQTPQASVEPEDILVTDNSFFHLFDFKLLRGNSGTVLSNPDDIVITPRIAAQLFGSDWQQSDSLIGTMLTFPNGRTLTVAGVAAPPPTNSHIQFDALLSAQFDRLDTNSGNYTWDNNAYHTYVLLNSQARTEPFAAKLYHYLDKFTSNTDPTTLSLQPLSDIYLHSDFDFQSDWSKTSNSIYIRIFLSTGSIVLLIALFNFVNLSTARAMKRAREVGVRKAIGAVKNQLVIQFMGEAIGTTFIAVGVALLLVQLFLPAVNDISGKLLQVPFQDTRFCLALCVFTFLTGVLAGIYPALHLSDFQPVIVLKSFSATHSGKLLRQSIVVAQFSLSVVLMVSTIVIYKQLTFIQNKNLGFDKSQLLYVRLKNEMRAKGALIKADLQKQASIAQVTTTSGNLVDLNTSTDSFQWEGQPAGDRLLITHMNIDPDFLATTGMTLAAGRNFSTSRVTDTSSAYIINEAAAKRMGWTAQQALGKKLQFWNQQGQVIGVVKDFHFHPVTTSIEPFVFRYWPQQNISGLFVKVHPYKIHEAIQAIEEAYKVHNSQTAPYYEFVDQSLNSQYRTEQNTARIVFYFAVLTILVSCLGLFGLATYMAEQRIKEIGIRKVLGASVPEIVNLLSKDLLKLVGIGIGVASPIAWYVMNQWLQNFAYRIEIEWWMFGIVGGVAIVIALLTISLQSIRAALVNPVHSLRSE, from the coding sequence ATGTTATACAACTACCTGAAAATCGCTTTTCGGAATCTTGTTCGAAACCGGGTGTATTCACTCATTAACATAGGCGGACTAGCTATTGGATTGGCTTGTTGTATCTGTATCGGCCTGTATATCTGGGATGAATATAGCTATGACCGTTTTCATACATCCTACAAAGATATTTATCGGGTAGTAGAAAAACAGACTCAGGCAGGTGCTACCTATAAGGTAGCCGTGACACCCGGACCCCTGGCAACTGCTCTGCAGACAGATTTTGCAGAGGTAAAACAAAGCTGCCGGATTGGAAGAATCTGGTATTCGGGTGTGTTACAAACCCCACAAGCCAGTGTCGAGCCGGAAGACATCCTGGTTACGGACAATTCCTTTTTTCACCTGTTTGATTTTAAACTTCTCAGAGGAAATTCGGGTACTGTGCTTTCCAATCCCGATGACATTGTTATTACTCCCCGGATTGCGGCTCAGCTTTTTGGGTCTGACTGGCAACAGTCCGATAGTCTGATTGGTACTATGCTTACCTTTCCCAATGGCCGCACACTTACCGTAGCAGGAGTAGCCGCTCCGCCCCCAACCAATTCGCATATTCAGTTTGATGCTTTGTTGTCTGCTCAATTTGACAGGCTGGATACCAATTCCGGAAATTATACATGGGACAACAACGCGTATCATACCTATGTTTTACTGAATTCTCAGGCCCGGACAGAGCCATTTGCTGCAAAGCTCTATCACTATCTGGATAAGTTTACTTCCAATACCGATCCTACTACGCTTTCATTACAACCGCTATCAGACATCTACCTGCATTCAGACTTTGATTTTCAGAGCGACTGGAGCAAAACCAGTAACAGTATTTACATTCGGATCTTTCTCAGTACAGGGTCAATCGTATTGCTCATTGCCTTGTTTAACTTTGTGAATCTCTCTACTGCACGGGCCATGAAACGGGCCAGAGAAGTAGGCGTTCGGAAAGCGATTGGAGCTGTAAAAAATCAGCTGGTCATTCAGTTTATGGGTGAGGCCATTGGAACAACCTTTATAGCCGTAGGTGTGGCATTGTTGCTGGTACAACTTTTCTTGCCAGCAGTGAATGATATTTCAGGCAAGCTACTTCAGGTTCCTTTTCAGGATACCCGTTTTTGTCTGGCACTCTGTGTATTTACCTTTCTGACAGGTGTATTAGCGGGCATTTATCCTGCACTTCACTTATCAGATTTTCAGCCAGTGATAGTATTAAAATCCTTCTCTGCCACCCATTCCGGAAAACTGCTGAGACAAAGCATTGTAGTTGCTCAGTTTTCGTTGTCGGTTGTATTGATGGTGAGCACAATTGTCATCTATAAACAACTCACGTTTATTCAGAACAAAAACCTGGGGTTTGATAAGTCGCAGCTTCTCTATGTAAGACTGAAAAATGAAATGAGAGCCAAAGGAGCATTGATCAAAGCTGATCTGCAGAAACAAGCCAGTATTGCACAGGTGACTACTACTTCTGGCAACCTGGTAGATCTGAATACCTCTACGGATTCTTTCCAGTGGGAAGGTCAGCCAGCCGGAGATCGTCTTTTGATCACACATATGAACATAGATCCGGACTTTCTGGCTACTACAGGAATGACCTTAGCAGCAGGGCGGAATTTTAGCACCTCCAGAGTGACGGATACGTCGTCTGCCTATATCATCAACGAAGCGGCTGCCAAGCGAATGGGCTGGACGGCTCAACAGGCCCTAGGCAAAAAACTTCAGTTCTGGAACCAGCAGGGACAGGTGATTGGGGTGGTAAAAGACTTTCATTTTCATCCGGTAACTACTTCTATCGAACCTTTTGTATTCCGGTACTGGCCTCAGCAGAATATTTCGGGCCTGTTTGTAAAAGTGCATCCTTATAAGATCCATGAAGCTATCCAGGCTATTGAAGAAGCCTATAAAGTACACAATTCACAAACAGCCCCTTACTACGAGTTTGTTGATCAGTCGCTAAACAGCCAGTACCGTACCGAACAAAACACTGCCCGTATTGTATTCTATTTCGCCGTATTGACTATACTGGTATCCTGTCTGGGATTATTCGGACTGGCAACCTATATGGCCGAACAACGCATCAAAGAAATTGGTATTCGTAAAGTGCTGGGGGCCAGTGTACCTGAGATCGTAAATCTCCTCTCCAAAGACCTGCTCAAGCTGGTAGGCATAGGCATTGGCGTTGCCTCACCCATAGCCTGGTATGTGATGAACCAATGGCTACAAAACTTCGCCTATCGGATCGAGATCGAGTGGTGGATGTTTGGTATAGTAGGAGGGGTGGCTATCGTAATTGCCCTACTCACCATCAGCCTTCAGAGCATTAGAGCTGCACTGGTAAACCCTGTGCACTCCCTGCGCAGTGAGTAA
- the cas5b gene encoding type I-B CRISPR-associated protein Cas5b, with amino-acid sequence MEVFKIDIRSWTASFRYPNLISGVQPTLEVPPLSTILGLINAAAGSYVNHQKFKIGYYFQYGAKATDLETIYQVDKNRRDAKSNVIRREFLFDAFLRLYVEDEQIVNYFRQPYYPLVLGRMNDLASVDNRSIKKIQLQEVATDVNIKGQIVPLLKYRLPGVVQALPTYFTDTIPRQNLGTQPFSIINHNSNIVGQLTAFRDEELNVDVFFHDLDFSVYD; translated from the coding sequence ATGGAAGTATTCAAAATAGATATACGGAGCTGGACAGCCAGCTTCCGTTACCCTAATCTTATTAGTGGAGTACAACCTACTTTAGAAGTACCTCCTCTAAGTACTATTTTAGGACTGATCAACGCTGCTGCTGGATCATATGTAAACCATCAGAAGTTTAAAATTGGCTATTACTTCCAGTATGGAGCCAAAGCAACAGATCTGGAAACCATTTATCAGGTTGATAAAAATCGACGTGATGCCAAATCCAATGTCATTCGTCGTGAATTCTTATTTGATGCCTTTTTACGTCTATATGTAGAGGATGAGCAAATTGTCAATTATTTTCGACAACCCTATTATCCTCTTGTATTAGGCCGTATGAATGATTTGGCATCTGTTGATAATAGAAGTATCAAAAAGATTCAACTACAGGAAGTCGCTACAGATGTAAATATAAAAGGACAAATTGTTCCCTTACTAAAATATCGTTTGCCGGGTGTAGTGCAGGCCTTACCCACTTATTTCACAGATACTATTCCAAGACAAAATCTGGGTACACAACCTTTTTCTATTATCAATCACAACTCTAACATCGTTGGTCAACTAACTGCTTTTAGAGATGAAGAACTAAATGTGGATGTCTTTTTTCATGATCTAGATTTTTCAGTCTATGACTAG